Genomic DNA from Peribacillus simplex NBRC 15720 = DSM 1321:
ACCATCATTTAGAAATAGCTCTCTTTCATCATTAAATGGATCAGATAAAACAATAACTGTAGATCCCTCTGGATTTCTAAAAGCAACCGTATTTCCAGTCCAAGATCCTTGAGTTTCTATTCTTACGGCTCCCTTTTTAATGAAATGAGAAAAATGAGATTTTTCTTTTGGGTTGGCTCCATACACTGTTCCTCCGTTCTCTATATCCGTCTAAAACCTAAGAAGGGATATAATTTCTTCCATTCTTCAACGGACGAATAAGAAGTACCACCACTGCTATTGGCATTGGAAAGGGAGCGGATTTCTGAAATCAACCGAATATTTTTTAAGAAAAAACTGTAGGCAAACTTTCTTTTCTTCGAGTTAGCCTACAGTCAAGCGATTTTTAAATAATCGCGACACGACTGTTGAAGTGCAATAATTTTTTATAGAATGCATTTATAAAAGGAAAATGGAATATGATTAAAATGTCAATCTAAGGGAGGGAATGAGAATAAATGAAAAAAATAAAAATTATATATTGGATTTTCACAGGGCTTTTGGTGGCACTAATGGTTTTAGGTTCTATTCCAGATATAATGTCTGTTCCCGATGCAGTCGCTTTATTTAATCATTTAGGTTATCCTACCTACCTCCTACCCTTTATTGGAATTGCCAAATTATTAGGTGTCGTGGCAATACTTATTCCAGGTTTTCCGAGAATTAAGGAATGGGCTTATGCCGGTTTTGTATTTGATTTGACGGGTGCTATGTATTCAAGCATTTCAGTGGGCGACCCTGCCAGTGGATGGCTGCTTTTCATTATTGGATATATTTTGATAGCCGGCTCTTATATTTACCATCATAAAATATTAAAATCCGCTACATCGAACATTACATTGAGCAATAAGGATAGCTTAAAAATATAAATGAATTGGCAAAGAAAAAACACCGATGATCGGTGTTTTTTCTCTAAAAGATGAGGGAATGATATATGCTTTCAACTTCGATTTCATTTTCTAAATAGAACTTGTAGAAATAAAATAAACAAGCGTCCCAATAGGGTTTTCCTTATTGGGACGCTTGTTTTAGAACATTAGCTGATTAACTTAATTTTTTTGAAGCCAAATAAGCGACAAGTATATAGCGTTCAGGTGCCGCCCCGATATAATCAAAGGGATAACAGGTACTTACGGTTAGCGTTGCCCGTGGCTTTGGTACGATTACGGTTCGATCATCCTCATCCACTATTCGAACTTTGCTGACTTTGTATGTGAACTCTCCTGCCGACGTTCTTACTATCAACAAATCTCCTTCACCAACTTGCCCAAGTTTACGGAATACCGTATCTCTATGACCGGAAAGAACGGAATTATCATTTTCACCTGGTAGCACACTTCCTGCAAAGTGACCAACGCCTTTTTCCAATTCATCCTCATTTGTGCCATGGAAAATAGGGAGTTTTGCTTTTAATTTGGGTATATACAGTTCCCCGATTTCTTCACCCGTTTCAGGGCGGACAGGATATAGCTCTTTCTTTGTTGTTTTATTACTTGGTGGTTTATTACTTGGTGGTTTCTGTACTGTTTCA
This window encodes:
- a CDS encoding DoxX family protein, with product MKKIKIIYWIFTGLLVALMVLGSIPDIMSVPDAVALFNHLGYPTYLLPFIGIAKLLGVVAILIPGFPRIKEWAYAGFVFDLTGAMYSSISVGDPASGWLLFIIGYILIAGSYIYHHKILKSATSNITLSNKDSLKI
- a CDS encoding glycoside hydrolase family 30 beta sandwich domain-containing protein — translated: MYGANPKEKSHFSHFIKKGAVRIETQGSWTGNTVAFRNPEGSTVIVLSDPFNDERELFLNDGFTTNCFILEPNSFNTIILS
- a CDS encoding class D sortase, with translation MKQLKKRRLLLISCTIAIILFGVWFSTSNMYKFAKGYFLYKTHAPSSQVNETVQKPPSNKPPSNKTTKKELYPVRPETGEEIGELYIPKLKAKLPIFHGTNEDELEKGVGHFAGSVLPGENDNSVLSGHRDTVFRKLGQVGEGDLLIVRTSAGEFTYKVSKVRIVDEDDRTVIVPKPRATLTVSTCYPFDYIGAAPERYILVAYLASKKLS